Proteins from a genomic interval of Nocardioidaceae bacterium:
- a CDS encoding flippase-like domain-containing protein: MTAPPRGFARLTAHDPPGVPALEVDDEAEPSRVRNPLDALRLALVGTGMLVLLGWGLLAGRPTDVLSPTVPLTAAPGIARFVTVLVLLAGTVAPLAVVVSAVLGRRLRNLAEASATGLLTAGTVFSTDLLVTATADPGESAALRRLVVALDGAGFSPGGHLDPFLAGVLAFAVVARVSSRPWLRTWVLTALAVYGAGVMLTGQHSAYAFGVSAMLGGTVGLAVRLGTGQLNDLPHPTRVAEVLAEAGLPVTSLRRREYAGLARAYEARTPGGDALEVRVLDRPVVTTTVLIGLYRLLRVNSDLLVTPALSLESRAERHAVLAMAASQAGVRTPTLLACVPCDEDAAVLVYRHHDLVAADHHVSDLQLQAWHSQLMLLHGRRITHRGITPDGLRTDATGGVMLPTLTEGSLLASGQQLAVDRAQMLVSQAVLVGPRRAVAAACAVWSPEQVGETLPLLHPTLLSPPVRRAVRHAARSEEGTGTDNTDNTGETDEADEADLTGQAQDLLAGLREELGDHVGSGHTDSVKVERFRPRTVISIVLLLVAAYLVVGQLSEAGLSRLFTGLRWQWVLVALLGSALTYLGAALGLIGVVRERLGLRRTMLVQLATSFANLLTPQAIGGAAVNVRFLTRRGVPLADAGASVGTLQVLNAVWHVVGLLALLAATGTARQGEIALPSWTTAAVGIVLVVVLVLLAWQRTRVLLRDKVLRPFLGAVPRMLDVLTTPRRLAANLGGAVLLNGAYVLTLWASVHAFGGTATLLTAAIAYFAAVSIGALSPTPGGLGTIEVALVAALTTSGVAGGVAVSAVLLYRLTTLWLPVPLGWLAFHRLQRDDLL; the protein is encoded by the coding sequence ATGACGGCACCACCCCGGGGATTCGCGCGGCTCACCGCGCACGACCCCCCGGGTGTGCCCGCGCTCGAGGTGGACGACGAGGCCGAGCCCTCACGCGTACGCAACCCGCTGGACGCCCTCCGGCTCGCACTGGTCGGCACCGGGATGCTCGTGCTGCTGGGCTGGGGGCTGCTGGCCGGTCGACCGACCGACGTGCTGTCGCCGACCGTGCCGCTGACCGCGGCACCGGGCATCGCCCGCTTCGTCACCGTGCTGGTGCTGCTGGCGGGCACCGTCGCGCCGCTGGCCGTGGTCGTCTCCGCGGTGCTGGGCCGCCGCCTGCGCAACCTGGCGGAGGCGAGCGCGACCGGCCTGCTCACCGCCGGCACGGTCTTCTCCACCGACCTCCTCGTCACCGCCACCGCCGACCCCGGTGAGAGCGCGGCGCTGCGGAGGCTGGTCGTCGCGCTCGACGGCGCCGGCTTCTCCCCCGGCGGCCACCTGGACCCCTTCCTCGCCGGTGTCCTCGCCTTCGCCGTGGTCGCCCGGGTGTCCTCGCGGCCGTGGCTGCGGACGTGGGTCCTCACCGCCCTGGCCGTCTACGGCGCCGGCGTCATGCTCACCGGCCAGCACTCGGCGTACGCGTTCGGCGTCTCCGCCATGCTCGGCGGCACCGTCGGGCTCGCCGTGAGGCTCGGCACGGGGCAGCTCAACGACCTGCCGCACCCCACCCGGGTCGCCGAGGTGCTGGCCGAGGCGGGTCTGCCGGTGACCAGCCTGCGCCGTCGGGAGTACGCCGGCCTCGCCCGCGCCTACGAGGCCCGTACCCCCGGTGGCGACGCCCTGGAGGTGCGGGTGCTCGACCGGCCCGTGGTCACCACGACGGTGCTCATCGGGCTCTACCGGCTGCTGCGCGTCAACTCCGACCTGCTGGTCACCCCGGCGCTGTCGCTGGAGTCGCGCGCCGAGCGCCACGCGGTGCTCGCGATGGCGGCGAGCCAGGCCGGGGTGCGTACGCCCACCCTGCTGGCCTGCGTCCCGTGCGACGAGGACGCCGCCGTGCTCGTCTACCGCCACCACGACCTCGTCGCCGCCGACCACCACGTCAGCGACCTGCAGCTGCAGGCGTGGCACTCCCAGCTCATGCTGCTGCACGGACGCCGCATCACCCACCGCGGGATCACCCCGGACGGTCTGCGGACCGACGCGACGGGCGGCGTCATGCTGCCCACGCTCACCGAGGGCAGCCTGCTGGCCAGCGGGCAGCAGCTCGCCGTGGACCGGGCGCAGATGCTCGTCTCCCAGGCCGTCCTCGTCGGGCCTCGGCGAGCCGTGGCCGCGGCGTGCGCCGTGTGGTCCCCCGAGCAGGTCGGCGAGACCCTGCCGCTGCTGCACCCGACGCTCCTCTCGCCGCCCGTCCGCAGGGCCGTGCGTCACGCCGCACGCAGCGAGGAGGGGACGGGCACCGACAACACCGACAACACCGGCGAGACCGACGAGGCCGACGAGGCCGACCTGACCGGTCAGGCGCAGGACCTGCTCGCCGGCCTGCGCGAGGAGCTCGGCGACCACGTCGGGTCCGGGCACACCGACTCGGTCAAGGTCGAGCGCTTCCGCCCGCGCACCGTGATCTCGATCGTGCTGCTGCTCGTGGCGGCCTACCTCGTCGTCGGCCAGCTCAGCGAGGCCGGGCTGTCGCGGCTGTTCACGGGGCTGCGGTGGCAGTGGGTGCTGGTCGCTCTGCTCGGGTCGGCGCTCACCTACCTCGGCGCCGCCCTCGGTCTCATCGGCGTCGTCCGCGAGAGGCTCGGGCTGCGCCGCACGATGCTCGTGCAGCTCGCGACGTCGTTCGCGAACCTGCTGACCCCGCAGGCGATCGGCGGGGCCGCGGTGAACGTACGATTCCTGACCCGCCGTGGCGTCCCGCTCGCCGACGCGGGCGCCTCGGTCGGCACCCTCCAGGTGCTCAACGCCGTGTGGCACGTCGTCGGCCTCCTCGCGCTGCTCGCCGCCACCGGCACGGCGCGCCAGGGCGAGATCGCGCTGCCGTCGTGGACCACCGCCGCCGTCGGCATCGTGCTGGTGGTCGTCCTGGTGCTGCTCGCCTGGCAGCGCACCCGGGTGCTGTTGCGCGACAAGGTGCTGCGCCCGTTCCTGGGAGCGGTGCCGCGGATGCTCGACGTGCTCACCACACCACGCCGGCTCGCCGCGAACCTCGGGGGTGCGGTGCTGCTGAACGGTGCGTACGTGCTGACGTTGTGGGCGTCCGTGCACGCCTTCGGCGGCACCGCGACACTGCTCACGGCCGCGATCGCGTACTTCGCCGCGGTGTCGATCGGCGCGCTCTCGCCGACGCCGGGCGGTCTGGGCACCATCGAGGTCGCGCTCGTCGCGGCCCTCACGACCTCAGGCGTCGCCGGCGGCGTCGCGGTCAGCGCCGTGCTGCTCTACCGCCTCACCACCCTCTGGCTCCCGGTGCCGCTGGGGTGGCTGGCCTTCCACCGGCTGCAGCGCGACGACCTGCTCTGA